From Aspergillus fumigatus Af293 chromosome 5, whole genome shotgun sequence, a single genomic window includes:
- a CDS encoding dynamin-like GTPase vpsA, translating to MASPTTTSINVNDPGLISLVNKLQDVFSTVGVHNPIDLPQIVVVGSQSSGKSSVLENIVGRDFLPRGSGIVTRRPLILQLINRPSRNSVTNGVKEEKLETTDSEANVDEYGEFLHIPGQKFYDFNKIREEIVRETEQKVGRNAGISPAPINLRIYSPNVLTLTLVDLPGLTKVPVGDQPKDIERQIRDMVLKYISKPNAIILAVTSANQDLANSDGLKLAREVDPEGQRTIGVLTKVDLMDEGTDVVDILAGRIIPLRLGYVPVVNRGQRDIENKRPISYALEHEKNFFESHKAYRNKASYCGTPYLARKLNLILMMHIKQTLPDIKARISSSLQKYTAELSQLGDSMLGNSANIILNIITEFSNEYRTVLEGNNQELSSVELSGGARISFVFHELYSNGIKAVDPFDQVKDIDIRTILYNSSGSSPALFVGTTAFELIVKQQIKRLEDPSLKCISLVYDELVRILGQLLNKQLFRRYPMLKEKFHAVVINFFKKCMEPTNKLVHDLISMEACYINTGHPDFLNGHRAMAIVNERQQASKPTQVDPKTGKPLPPRANSPSVDAVAATENSGSGFFGSFWASKNKKKMAAMEPPPPTLKASATLSEREATEVEVIKLLITSYFNIVKRTMIDMVPKAIMYTLVQFTKDEMQRELLEQMYRNNELDELLKESDYTIRRRKECQQMVESLSRASEIVSQVQ from the exons ATGGCAAGCCCGACAACAACCTC TATAAACGTTAATGATCCCGGCTTGATTTCACTGGTGAACAAACTCCAAGATGTGTTTTCGACAGTCGGT GTTCACAACCCCATTGATCTGCCACAGATTGTAGTGGTAGGCTCGCAATCCAGTGGCAAGAGTTCAGTTCTTGAGAATATCGTTGGCAGGGACTT CCTCCCTCGTGGATCGGGAATCGTGACTCGGAGACCCCTCATCCTACAGCTCATCAACAGACCTTCAAGAAACTCGGTAACGAACGGAgtcaaggaggaaaagcTAGAAACTACGGACAGCGAAGCGAATGTCGACGAATACGGCGAGTTCCTCCACATCCCTGGACAGAAGTTTTACGACTTCAACAAGATTCGTGAGGAGATTGTGCGGGAAACTGAACAGAAAGTCGGTCGCAATGCTGGTATCTCTCCAGCGCCTATCAACTTGCGAATCTACTCCCCCAATGTCCTGACTCTCACACTGGTCGATTTGCCCGGTCTCACCAAGGTCCCAGTCGGCGACCAGCCCAAAGATATTGAACGGCAGATCAGGGATATGGTTCTCAAGTACATCAGCAAGCCCAACGCGATCATCTTGGCCGTTACCTCTGCCAACCAGGATCTTGCCAACTCGGACGGGTTGAAGCTGGCGCGCGAGGTGGACCCCGAGGGTCAGCGCACTATCGGAGTGCTAACCAAGGTCGATCTGATGGACGAGGGTACGGATGTAGTGGATATTCTTGCGGGCAGGATTATCCCTTTGCGGCTGGGTTACGTCCCTGTGGTCAACCGTGGCCAGCGTGATATTGAGAACAAGCGTCCCATCTCATACGCACTAGAGCACGAGAAGAACTTCTTCGAGAGCCACAAGGCTTATCGGAACAAGGCTTCGTACTGCGGAACACCGTACCTTGCCAGAAAGCTGAACTTG ATCCTTATGATGCACATCAAGCAGACCTTGCCCGATATCAAAGCCAGAATTTCCTCCTCGCTCCAGAAGTACACGGCCGAGCTCTCCCAGCTTGGCGACTCGATGCTCGGAAACAGCGCTAATATCATCCTTAACATCATTACGGAATTCAGCAACGAGTATCGCACGGTTCTGGAGGGAAACAACCAGGAACTGTCCAGCGTGGAGCTTTCTGGTGGAGCCCGTATCAGCTTCGTGTTCCACGAACTGTACTCGAACGGTATCAAGGCCGTGGATCCATTCGACCAGGTGAAGGATATTGACATTCGAACAATCCTTTACAACTCTTCTGGCTCGTCTCCTGCGCTTTTCGTCGGAACGACTGCCTTCGAGTTGATTGTCAAGCAGCAGATCAAGAGATTGGAGGACCCCAGTTTGAAGTGCATCTCGCTGGTGTACGACGAACTTGTGCGCATTCTGGGTCAGCTTCTCAACAAGCAGCTCTTCCGGAGATACCCcatgctcaaggagaagttccATGCTGTTGTCATTAACTTTTTCAAAAAGTGCATGGAGCCGACAAACAAGCTTGTCCACGATTTGATCTCGATGGAGGCCTGCTACATCAACACTGGACACCCCGATTTCCTCAACGGGCATCGT GCTATGGCAATTGTCAATGAACGCCAGCAAGCGAGCAAGCCTACACAGGTGGACCCGAAGACGGGCAAACCTCTGCCTCCTCGTGCAAACAGCCCGTCGGTCGATGCCGTAGCCGCCACAGAGAACAGTGGTTCTGGATTCTTTGGCAGTTTCTGGGCATCtaagaacaagaagaagatggctgcCATGGAGCCTCCGCCACCCACTCTCAAGGCATCGGCCACTCTTTCCGAGCGTGAGGCCACAGAGGTCGAGGTGATCA AGCTTCTTATCACTTCATACTTTAACATTGTCAAGCGCACTATGATCGACATGGTTCCCAAGGCCATCATGTACACCCTCGTTCA GTTCACCAAAGATGAAATGCAACGTGAACTGCTCGAGCAGATGTACCGTAATAACGAGCTGGACGAATTGCTCAAGGAGAGCGATTACACCATTCGCCGACGGAAGGAGTGCCAGCAGATGGTGGAGAGCCTGAGCCGCGCAAGCGAGATCGTCAGCCAAGTCCAGTGA
- a CDS encoding H(+)-transporting V1 sector ATPase subunit A, with amino-acid sequence MLGLGRPRLKARPSLLDLIASRGVVDLSESKPSSPPATDELPPLPVSPTSTTSSSSSSNSNIELASSPPSSSIHTPVVRIMAPSGKDKTGEDQHGIIFSISGPVVVAEHMIGCAMYELCRVGHDQLVGEVIRLDGDKATIQVYEETAGLTVGDPVMRTGKPLSVELGPGLLETIYDGIQRPLKEIAAHSKGIYIPRGIAVNALDRKKKWDFKPGKFKVGDHITGGDIWGTVFENSLFNDHKILLPPRARGTITRIAPAGQYTVEEKLLEIEFNGQKSEHGMMHSWPVRVPRPVNEKLPSDAPFIVGQRVLDSLFPSVQGGTVCIPGAFGCGKTVISQSVSKFSNSDIIVYVGCGERGNEMAEVLMDFPELSIDVEGRKEPIMKRTCLIANTSNMPVAAREASIYTGITIAEYFRDQGKNVAMMADSSSRWAEALRELSGRLGEMPADQGFPAYLGAKLASFYERAGKCIALGSPERNGSVSIVGAVSPPGGDFSDPVTSSTLGIVQVFWGLDKKLAQRKHFPSINTSISYSKYTAILDKFYEKHHPEFPRLRDQIRELLSKSEDLDQVVQLVGKAALGDSDKITLDVAAMVKDDFLQQNGYSDYDQFCPLWKTEYMMKAFMGFHDEAQKAIAQGQSWSKVRDATADIQTSLRSMKFEIPDNEAAVTEKYEKILQTMSERFASVSDE; translated from the exons ATGCTGGGTCTGGGTAGACCTCGACTCAAAGCACGCCCCTCCTTGCTGGACCTGATTGCCAGTCGCGGCGTGGTTGATCTGTCCGAATCTAAGCCGTCATCACCGCCCGCAACAGACGAACTGCCACCGCTCCCCGTTTCGCCCACTTCAACGACCTCTAGCTCCAGTAGCAGCAATAGCAACATCGAGCTCGCCTCATCCCCGCCCTCTTCATCTATACACACACCAGTTGTACGAATAATGGCTCCTTCTGGTAAGGACAAGACTGGTGAGGACCAGCATGGCATCATTTTCTCCATATCTGGCCCTGTCGTGGTGGCCGAGCACATGATCGGCTGTGCCATGTATGAGCTG TGCAGAGTCGGACACGATCAGTTGGTTGGTGAGGTCATTCGACTCGATGGAGATAAGGCTACCATTCAGGTATACGAGGAGACAG CTGGTCTAACGGTTGGTGATCCTGTTATGCGTACGGGCAAGCCTCTCTCGGTCGAGCTTGGTCCTGGTCTGTTGGAAACAATCTATGATGGTATTCAGCGACCCCTGAAGGAGATCGCTGCTCATTCGAAGGGCATCTACATTCCCCGAGGTATTGCAGTGAATGCCTTGGATCGCAAAAAGAAGTGGGACTTTAAACCCGGCAAGTTTAAGGTCGGCGACCACATCACCGGTGGTGACATTTGGGGCACCGTCTTTGAAAATAGCTTGTTCAACGACCACAAGATTCTCCTTCCCCCGCGCGCTAGAGGTACCATTACCCGGATAGCTCCTGCTGGCCAATACACCGTTGAAGAGAAGCTCCTGGAGATTGAATTCAACGGTCAGAAGTCGGAACATGGTATGATGCACTCTTGGCCTGTTCGTGTGCCCAGGCCGGTCAACGAGAAGCTGCCGTCCGATGCGCccttcatcgtcggccagAGAGTGCTGGACTCTTTGTTCCCTAGTGTACAAGGAGGTACTGTTTGTATCCCGGGAGCTTTTGGTTGCGGAAAGACTGTCATTTCTCAGAGTGTCTCCAAATTTTCAAACAGTGATATCATTGTATATGTCGGTTGTGGTGAGCGGGGTAACGAGATGGCGGAAGTTCTGATGGATTTCCCAGAG CTGTCCATCGATGTTGAAGGTCGCAAAGAGCCCATCATGAAGCGTACATGCCTGATCGCCAACACATCGAACATGCCTGTCGCCGCCCGTGAAGCTTCCATTTACACCGGTATCACGATCGCCGAATACTTCCGTGACCAGGGAAAGAACGTGGCTATGATGGCGGACTCTTCCTCTCGCTGGGCCGAGGCTTTGCGTGAACTTTCTGGTCGTCTGGGAGAGATGCCTGCAGACCAGGGTTTCCCCGCCTACCTAGGTGCCAAGCTCGCCTCCTTCTATGAACGTGCTGGCAAGTGTATCGCTCTCGGAAGCCCCGAGAGAAATGGCAGTGTCAGTATCGTCGGTGCCGTCAGCCCTCCTGGTGGTGATTTCTCCGACCCCGTCACCAGTAGCACGCTGGGTATCGTGCAGGTATTCTGGGGTCTCGACAAAAAACTTGCTCAACGGAAACACTTCCCCTCTATCAATACATCGATTTCATACAGCAAGTACACGGCCATTCTGGACAAGTTCTACGAAAAGCATCATCCCGAATTCCCACGTCTACGAGACCAGATCCGCGAGCTGTTGTCCAAGTCTGAGGATCTAGACCAGGTTGTGCAATTGGTCGGTAAGGCGGCCCTCGGTGACTCGGACAAGATCACTCTGGACGTCGCAGCCATGGTAAAGGATGACTTCCTGCAGCAGAACGGTTACAGTGACTATGATCAGTTCTGTCCTCTGTGGAAGACCGAGTATATGATGAAGGCTTTCATGGGCTTCCACGATGAAGCCCAGAAGGCCATTGCTCAGGGACAGAGCTGGAGCAAGGTCCGTGATGCCACAGCTGACATTCAGACCTCTTTGCGTAGCATGAAGTTTGAGATTCCAGACAACGAGGCCGCGGTCACAGAGAAG TATGAGAAGATCCTTCAGACCATGTCGGAGAGGTTCGCTTCAGTGTCGGACGAGTAA